From the genome of Medicago truncatula cultivar Jemalong A17 chromosome 2, MtrunA17r5.0-ANR, whole genome shotgun sequence:
catttctCAGGGTAATTTTAGCCGAGATTCAAGGCAGCACCGAAGAGATTGATCTCTCTcggtaaatattttttttcatgtctATTAATTGAATATCTGATCACATGTTTAAAAGACTCAATTATTTATCAATCGTACCATACCATATGACTGTAAGCGGCATTAAAATAACTATTCACTATTCTATTCACacattattttatcataataaAGATTTCACAAAATTCATGTGTGCCTATAATGCACAAGTATTGCGTATGCAACATTAttcttttgaatattttaatgtAAACGTCACAAGAGCCTATGTTTCAGTTCCACTATAAATAGAACCTTAGTTGAGAGGGTGAAGATATATAATAATCAGTTCCAAGGAAAATTTCAGTTCCAAAAACAGTTCCTGTTTCCATGGCACCTGTACCTATTTCTAGCATCAATGTAGGACACATTGATGATGTACAAGAATTAAGAAGAACTAAGCCAAAGACAGTTCCTCAAAGATTTGTAAGAGACATGACAGAAAGACCAACACTTCTTTCCCCACAAAACAGTGACATGCCTGTCATTGATTTCTCTAAGTTTAGTAAAGGGAACAAAGAGGAAGTTTTCAATGAACTTTCTAAGCTTTCAACTGCTTGTGAGGAGTGGGGATTTTTTCAGGTAAATGTTAATAATCTCTTATGCTACTGTTATTTGATAATTTGTTAAGGTTTGCTAACTTAAGTTCTGGTTGgataaataacttaattaagAACTTatacataagttgttttgataacaaaagataaaataaagtcaaactgatttcatataagttataagttgttttcacaaGCTATCTTGGtatgcttatgaaaataaggtgAAAACAAcctatgaacatgtcataagttgtttccatataTTCTTCTGAAAcgtctcacaagtgtttatggaagtaaataagctcaaataagtatATCAAAGCAGTCCTAGATATGGTTAACTTTTTCAAGAAAAACTTAGTATAGTTAACATAGATTTTTTGAAGACATGCTTGTTCATTGGAATTAATAATGTTAAGTGTTGCCGTTAGGTGATTAATCATGAGATTGACCTTAATCTGATGGAGAACATAGAGGATATGAGTAGGGAGTTTTTCATGCTACCTTTGGATGAGAAACAGAAGTACCCTATGGCTCCAGGAACAGTCCAAGGTTATGGACAAGCTTTTGTTTTCTCAGAGGACCAAAAACTTGATTGGTGCAACATGTTTGCCTTAGGAATTGAACCTCACTATATTAGGAACTCAAATCTTTGGCCAAAGAAGCCAGCAAGACTCAGGTAATGTATATGTAACATTACATATATCTTTTACGAACAAACACGATTTTCGTCCCTACAAACTGGTATAATTAAGCAATCTATAGGTCCGCAAGATGTATTTTGCCTAATATTTTCATAGAgatccaataatatatataatccTTTTATCTATTTACTTAGTAAAATGATTATCTTTTTCATACTCATGCAGTGAAACAATTGAATTGTACTCAAGAAAAATCAGGAAACTCTGCCAGAATTTGCTGAAATACATAGCATTAGGCCTGAGTTTAGAAGAAGATGTTTTTGAGAAGATGTTTGGTGAAGCAGTACAAGCCATAAGGATGAATTACTATCCAACATGTTCAAGACCTGACCTTGTTTTGGGTTTGAGTCCTCATTCAGATGGCAGTGCCCTTACTGTGTTGCAGCAAGCTAAGGGAAGCCCAGTGGGTCTTCAAATACTTAAAGACAACACATGGGTCCCTGTTGAACCAATTTCAAATGCTCTTGTTATCAACATTGGAGACACAATAGAAGTAAGACTACTATTTTCctcttcatttaatttttgaatttaattactatatacctatgaagcattgacacagacaccagacacacctattataatttgagaaaatgaactaattgaatataatcacaTATGTTAATATCCGACACTGACACACCTCAGACGCCGAACACGCTCTCATCACATAGATATTTGTACACCTTCTGTGCATAGtggtttaatttttcatttttttcattttacaggTTCTTACAAATGGAAAATACAAGAGTGTGGAGCATAGAGCTGTGGCTCATGAGGAAAAAGACAGACTCTCAATTGTGACATTTTATGCTCCTAGCTATGATCTAGAGCTAGGACCAATGCTTGAACTTGTGGATGAAAACCACCCATGCAAGTATAAAAGATACAATCATGGAGAGTATAGTAAACACTATGTAACAAATAAGTTACAAGGAAAGAGGACCCTGGACTTTGCCAAGATGGAAATTATGAATAATACAAACTAGGAAGACTTAGTTCTCCAACTAGCTAGGAGCACTGTGAATCTATGATTAGACAATtaagtatatataaaaattagtcACATAGAAGTATCAATGTCAAGCTTCTTAATatcttttattgaaaaataggTAGAAGAATTAGTGACTCTTGTGATTAATctttacaagaaaataaaggtcATTCGTTATTTCTTGTGACTAATTCGTTGGAAACTAACTCTAAATAGTGATTAATCTTTTTTCTCCGAGTGATCATTCCAACGAATGACCTTTATTTCTCGGCTGCAGATTCCTTTTCTATTTCAAAGAACGTTAGGTCATGTGATTGATGTGAAAAACTATTACCAAATAGAGAAACATAAGTAAgcatacaaaatataaaatactctGTATGAGTAAATTGCGGGTAAAAATAGGGTTTTTGTTGATTGATGTTTATAGACAAAATGTTAAAGCCTAACTCCTATCACTCATTATTTTGGTCAACTGCAATTATGCTATAAGCCTACAACTGTATATAAAGCACAAACAACTTTTGATTAAACGTGTCTCCGTTTGCAACATGTGTCGGTGTACGATGTTCGTACGACATGTGTCCGATTATTAAGACAAGTGtccaaaaacattttttcttctttgctttgaCAATCCATAGAcacatgggttaaatatgtgTCTAAGCAATGATGATCAACCGTGAGAGTTAAACACATTTAATTTGTGGTATTAGATGAATGAAGGTGAAAGACAATGATATAGTGCTTTAGAATAATTCGTTTTTGTACTAAAATAAATTGCCCAATTTAGATTTACATAAATACTTtgattcaaacttaaaatcttttataaataattttctatattatttaattacaatAAGTATGTGTATGTATCAATGTCAATGTCTTATATTGTTGTTAACATTTACAATGTTGACGTGTCTATGTTGAAGTATGTGCTTCATTCGAATAATAGTTGAGGAGGATTAATTTGAATATATTGGGTTTGGCTATCCTTAATTTTGTTTACTCCTAATTCTATTGTAGGTCGTATTCGAATAACAACttagaatatttatttttttatctctaaaCAGTTGGTGTATGAACACTAATGGTCCAAAGcacataaaaaatgtataataatgtAGAATTGAATGAAAGTATATACTTTTTCTCTATGATATTTTATATAAGGAAATAAGTAAGCAATCATATGGAGCACTTCCACACATAATTGATGAAAGAATCAAATAGTAAGGAGACAAAATCTTATTGATTGCCTAATTTGGTCATATGAGGAGAgctttttctttgtgattagagagaagagaggTCCACATACCATTCTTAATGTTTTATTAGTTCATATAATTGGAGGGGCCTGAGAGTAGCACCAAACAAGCAAGTTGTGATGGTTCATAGTGCATGATTCTAAGGTGAAATTCAATTTAGTGCTATaattaacaattaaattaaCAAGCTTAAAAAAGCAAAACTCTTTTTCTTACACGCCAATACAAAAATGAGGCACAAAGTGGAAAAAAATGTACTTCAATGAgtggttgaaaaaaaaaatgagatcaAGCCAAAGAATAGATGGACGGTTAGTTCAGTCAAAAAATAGTTAAGAGTTGGGTGGGATTACATATTAATTTCATGAGTGGTGATTGTTGAGCTAAGCAAAGTAACTGTACAAAGTGTGTTGTAGAGCAAAGATTTGAGGCATGGAAAAACTACCCAATAAGGGTGCAACATGAAAATTCGATGAATTTAGTGGAGAGGAAGaaatatcaacaaaaagtaCAGCttcaaaactattttaaaatgatatattattaactCATTATAAGGATGAAACAAGAGATGAATGTTGAGTGCTTATATGGCCCCTAGTATTATTAGGTCATGAAAGGCTGAAGCCAAAAACTAGATGCCATAAACCATGATCATATGATTCAACttgtcaataaaataaaactatgaacCAATTTCAAGTTGATCAAGAAACTAATTAATATTCAAATCATATTATTAAATTGacaagatattttaaaaatcaaattggaAGGGAGACTTGGTCCAGGATTTGTCTAATTATAAGTGTTTTAGATCATCATCATGGTCTTGATACCGttgaaaatcataatcaaatatgATTGATGCGACCTCAATTGTGATcacaaaaacatccaaaatcATTATATCACGACCAAGATTGcaattgtagattttttttccttttgaaacGCTAAATATTGTAATAAAATTTAGATTACGAGTTAACAAGCTAAACTAACATTTGAGTTGTATTAACGGTCTTAAAAACTTGAGTTGGGCTGATGGTGTTGGCTTGAAACCTTTGAGTGTCCTCCTCAAAATCTCGAGCTCTGATGTCAATTTAAGTGGACTAACTTAACTTGttcatgaaaaaataaaactgcgGTCTTAAAAACGTGATTTCATAATTATATCTGCTCgaagttaagaaatttttaattCGCACATCACGTTAGTTTTGggttttaattttaaacaaatctATCTCCATTCTCTATTAAACCGGGGAACTAGACTAATTATATACACCACCATACCATATGATTTGATTCATGCTAAATTTCGAAACGTGGGGAAGCCAACAccttgtttattattattttttccccCTTAATTTAATTGGTATGAGCATGAGGAAATCATTTACAATTTGACTTGAAGCTACCACCCCATGTATGAGGAACGTGGAAATAATAGAATTGAAGAGCCTATGCTATAGCTGAAAACTTTAAGCCATCCACTGAAAAAATAACCAAGTGCTTACGCAAGGTTTCGTGCTACTAGCATGACATGCTTCAATTTTATACACTACTTTGATTTGAATGTGTCATTGAGAAGTGGAGGGGTTCCCATTGTCCAAAGTTGTGGAAATTTATGCGTCACATAAAGTAAcaatgattgaatttttttgcagCACGAGGGATTTTTAGATCAAAGTACAACCGTTGGAATGATGAAGTGCTTAAACCCCATAAGGAATATGCACATTCAATAAAGAATGGTTAGTCCTTGCTTGTTAAGTTAGGTAAGTGAATGCAACCGTTTATTTTGCTTTATTAACTCCAACTTGTCACCGATTTGTTCTTTGtataaatttgttaaattcACATCAAAACTGAAATTGAACCACTTTTTTTATATCTTCTTCCAAAAAGAAGCACATAGAGATCAACCAACCATGGTCTAGTCCGACCTGATCCAATTTAATTCAATTCTATAGAAACTTCACTATGTTGGTTGATGTTAAATACCGACATGTTTACACCTGCATTATATattgaattcataaaaaaatagcaCGTAGAGATCATCCCCATTCTCCCTCTTCTTGTTATTCAACAAGAAACAAAGCAAATTCTTTTCGTATTTCAGGATTATTATAATGAATGGCAAATATTAGTATACGTGCCGGTGTCATGTGGGTGGAAATAGGACATCCAACCTCTTTCACTCCATTTCTTACCACTCCACATTTCAGCACTATTTACTATCGCAATTTGGAATCTTATCTTACGCTTAGTGCATTTGCTGATACACTATAAACACCAAGTTTTCAGACATATTGTCAAGAAAACACATTTGAAACTGAAGTTTCTAAACATACTAGTAACCGTACATACGAAAATATGGTATTTGTGCAGTTGGAAAAATAGAGTTCCTTGAAAGGTCTGGCTAAAAGATGTGTATTTTAACTAGTATATACTCAAAAGTGAATTTTCAAATGCTTTAAATAGTACATCCATAAATTTCACGTTTTTAGATGCATATTCTTGAGTTCCCTGTGAGTAGATCACAAATTGTGATTGCAAATAACGTCGACACACAAAAGGATGAGTAAAGTCTAAACAAGAATTGTTCCACTTCCACCTATACATCAAACTTGTATTCTCCCAATTAATTGCTTAACCGCATAATTTACTTTATCCACCTATGTTTCCTACAGTTCCTTGCTATTTCTAATTTATGGCTTCTCAAGTAGTTTGGACTTGACATATGACAATGCACTAGATGTATCAAAAGTAAAGCAACGAAGAAAATATCAgctttgaaagataataattatAGACAAATAACGCAAAGCACCTGAGTTTTCGATTCAAATGGCATACCCATTCATTTTATGGTTTTTAAGATcacaatcaaaataaaactccACTTAAACTAAAGTAACGCACTTCCTATTTCCAATATGGGGTGGGAGAAATAATTAATGACAGACATCAATTAAGTCATAAGATGGGAATGCAGgtgaaaaaaaaccaaaaaaggaAAGTACCATCTAGGCCTACTTAAAACTGATCACGCCTTTTCCAACATGAGCACACATTTACAGTAGCCAGCCGATACCTGGATATGGAGGCAAAATTTACAAGCACTTATAGCTCCTTCCTTCAAGGAAATTGAGAGTAACTGATATTCTTTGATTTAAGTATCATCCTTGTCTTGTTTTGCTAACTGCAGTGACAACTTCAGTTGTGAAGTCATCAAGATCACATCAAGCCAAGTACTTGAACAAATTTGCATTATCTTTGTCTCTTTCCAGGTAGTCTCGAGAGATCAAATCTTCAATCCGCTTCTTAATTGCCTTGACATCAGGCTGTGCAAACACATTATCCATATCACAATTCAGGATTATAGCAAAAACTGACCGacaaaaaaatgtcataaaaggGGTTAAATATATACCTTAAACATGCGGCCTAACTGCTCAACGCACTCCATCACTAACTGTTGGTAATTTAGAACCTTCCGACTCTTCATAATACGCACAATTGAGGCATCAATAGCATATCTTCTGTCCTTGTCAACATCCTCAATtacttttttcttctcatcCACAGGAGGAAGGGGAATCTGCACAATAAATTATGAGTCAATCTAACTCAAGGGTCTGTAAACCACAAAGACTAAGATAATTAAGCAAATACAGAATATATTGAAACAAGTAATTCTTTACAACTGTACCTTGATCCTCCTCATTTTATCtgtaaattttgaattaaattcaaaagAGTCAGTAGGTAATATTGCTTTCGTGCTTGGTTCCTTGTTAAGAATCTTGTACTTGGCACATGATAAGGAGTGAAGCAGTCTAATAACATCATCATCGGTCAAGTTCAACTGAGCCATTATCTCAGAATAACTCAGTCTATCTGAGGAATTGAAAAGAAGCAATGCTGAAGCCTATTAAAAAGCAAAAGACAACATCTGGGTAAGTAAAGATAAATCCATACAAGAATTTGTACATACCACAACACACAAAAGATACAAATAAGAGTATGCATGAGAATATAACCTGGTAAGTAGTCACAATCAGTTCCATAGTTTTTGGTTCAAATTTCCCACTTATATTGCAGGTACCCAAGGAATAAATCCAAGTAAGTTTTCTGTGCTTagtttttgtttgataaaactCCTTGAAAACTTCTACACACTTAACCTACAATAAATAAAGAGACAAGTATTCATTATAATACTTTTTATCTAAATCGAGGATAGATACTATCGAATATTTCTGGGTtaatatcaaaaaaatataaatataccaTTTCTGCAGGAAGATTGAGGTCAAAAGATTTGTAACTAGGCCAGAAACCAGTGGTCAGAACAGTAACTGTCAAGTCAATTCCAGGGTCTACATtaggattattttttaaatattcctCAAAGCTTGTTTGGTTCTCCTTTGCCAGCGTCAAATCTGTAACCTGATAGAACCcaaataaacaatgaaattttctttcatcattctacaaaatataaaacatagAATATCAGCTCCATCACAAAGTCTTGAAAAGACTGACCATTCCTTCCATCTTTGAAGTAAATTGACCACCACATTGTTGcttcaattttgttaaaatacTCCTCTCGTGGTCATCATTGGCACTCTTATCAAAAAGAAGTCTTCGAGCAAGCTTTTTCCTGCAAGCAACCAGGCGAGACGTATGATATGACTATTCTTATGAAAGTGAGTTCCATTGAAAAAAGGGGTAATACATAAATGAAAGAGCCACAAAAACTTCACTTCAATGATGGATGGCAACTGTATCATTGACCGTGCCATAAAAATTTAACAATGTCATGTGCAtcataaaatacaaacaaaactgTAAGGCATGACAAGTAACCGAAGCCCAAAACGGACAAAGCCAAGGAGGATGGATAGGATTGGTATTCCTGGACCTTATATTAATAGAATAGCAAAGACATTTTCCatatacagttttttttttctttccaaaaactCAAACAATCTGCATTGCATTGAAACGTTTCaaagaaaaactataaaaaaacatatggttataatagcaaaaataaaacttacattTCCAATTAATTGCAgttcactttctctctccattttcTCTATATACCATCACTATCTCTTTTagtatccttttttttttatttagccCTTTAAGGATTTCCCCAAAAATAAGTATCAACTTTCCAGTAACAtacatggaagaaaaaaaaaacgagtacatgtaaaaaaaaaacatgaaaaagagACCGTGGTGGGGGGATAGAAATCTCTTATTGGACAAAATAGTGAAAACTAACGGGTTTATAAGCAAGGTGAAGTGAAGTCCAAATGGTTTAAATCTTTTGGACCATCAACCCCCCAAGACCACTAAAGTCCATTATGCATACACTCCTCCAATTGAGTCTGCTTTAAAACATTCTAACATTAATGATTATCACAgatattttccttttctatGTTGTTTACCTATAAAATTCGGCGAACAAATCTTTGTCACTTATATAGGCAAGTAGCTTGACAACCTGCAAATAGATAAAAAGAAATCTCAACTTTCAAAACCACAATCATCAAATTTATCGAAGCATATGGTAAATCTAGACAGATGCACTGCAGACCTTCTCAAGTGTTTCTT
Proteins encoded in this window:
- the LOC25488175 gene encoding protein SRG1, whose protein sequence is MAPVPISSINVGHIDDVQELRRTKPKTVPQRFVRDMTERPTLLSPQNSDMPVIDFSKFSKGNKEEVFNELSKLSTACEEWGFFQVINHEIDLNLMENIEDMSREFFMLPLDEKQKYPMAPGTVQGYGQAFVFSEDQKLDWCNMFALGIEPHYIRNSNLWPKKPARLSETIELYSRKIRKLCQNLLKYIALGLSLEEDVFEKMFGEAVQAIRMNYYPTCSRPDLVLGLSPHSDGSALTVLQQAKGSPVGLQILKDNTWVPVEPISNALVINIGDTIEVLTNGKYKSVEHRAVAHEEKDRLSIVTFYAPSYDLELGPMLELVDENHPCKYKRYNHGEYSKHYVTNKLQGKRTLDFAKMEIMNNTN